The following are encoded together in the Deinococcus sp. KNUC1210 genome:
- a CDS encoding replication initiator protein A has translation MRVQQPMQGGDVTAIRRFDELNVGQLALISIQTRLPVATLDWEDSFNVGGRQVHIQCTGPGQLGVPHGIDNDVSVALINLFISQGRPADNTVRISAFELLRVSGLDDSGYNFGRLQESLMRLVGTTYRVSGWMDHDKRRLRRTTFRFLDTFAEDVERREELSEADQLASRKLNERSRLALKLPADIADSVRANYLKPIDLAFMHSLDYPTTRGLFRLLDAWRYNAATGTPEHQVFEVNIVEWARVCRIVNLDPDKIRRALGPAHKELLERGYLKEVEYLGRGKNQQIRYVFAQQLVLSLTPTQLALAERLMLEGVGRPQAFRLVTDIAAPHVERQLLLAQDLLKRQRGIRNRGGFISDVVKDTEGKYVHPEGIKDAGARAASRKDDDRWSERLEEEARAVANLSPAEQAEKLLPALKLLLGRKLGAHVARFDRACRSGELKAYDVHEGAVKAFARLEGETFITELLEKLRALP, from the coding sequence GTGCGAGTCCAACAGCCAATGCAGGGTGGTGATGTCACCGCGATCAGGCGTTTCGACGAGCTGAACGTCGGCCAGCTGGCCCTCATCAGTATTCAGACGCGTCTGCCGGTTGCGACCCTCGACTGGGAGGACTCGTTCAATGTTGGTGGTCGGCAGGTACACATCCAGTGCACTGGACCAGGTCAGCTGGGCGTTCCGCACGGGATCGACAACGATGTCAGCGTGGCCCTGATCAACCTGTTTATCAGCCAGGGTCGCCCGGCAGACAACACTGTCCGGATCAGCGCGTTCGAGCTGCTGCGGGTGAGTGGCCTGGATGACAGCGGCTATAACTTCGGCCGGCTTCAGGAAAGCCTGATGCGCCTCGTGGGAACTACCTACCGGGTCAGTGGATGGATGGATCACGACAAACGCCGATTGAGGCGAACCACCTTTCGCTTCCTCGACACGTTTGCCGAGGACGTGGAGCGGCGTGAAGAGCTGAGTGAGGCTGATCAGCTGGCGAGCAGGAAACTCAACGAACGCTCGCGGCTTGCCCTGAAACTGCCAGCAGACATTGCCGACAGCGTCCGGGCAAACTATCTGAAACCTATCGACCTGGCGTTCATGCACTCGTTGGACTATCCCACGACCCGTGGCCTGTTCCGCCTGCTGGATGCCTGGCGGTACAACGCGGCGACGGGCACGCCCGAGCACCAGGTGTTTGAAGTCAACATCGTGGAATGGGCGCGGGTCTGCCGCATTGTCAACCTTGATCCGGACAAGATCCGCCGGGCCCTCGGGCCTGCGCACAAGGAGCTCCTTGAACGGGGCTACCTGAAAGAAGTCGAGTACCTGGGCCGGGGCAAGAACCAGCAGATTCGCTACGTGTTCGCGCAGCAGCTGGTTCTGTCACTGACGCCGACGCAACTCGCGTTGGCAGAGCGGCTGATGCTCGAAGGAGTCGGGCGGCCTCAGGCGTTCCGGCTGGTAACGGATATCGCTGCTCCTCACGTCGAGCGGCAACTCCTCCTGGCTCAGGATCTCCTGAAGCGGCAGCGCGGCATCCGGAACAGGGGCGGATTTATCTCCGACGTGGTGAAAGACACGGAGGGCAAGTACGTTCATCCAGAAGGAATCAAAGATGCTGGTGCGCGCGCTGCGTCCCGGAAGGATGATGACCGCTGGAGCGAACGTCTCGAAGAGGAAGCCCGGGCCGTGGCGAATCTGTCACCGGCCGAACAGGCCGAGAAGCTTCTGCCGGCATTAAAGCTGCTGCTCGGCCGAAAACTTGGAGCCCATGTTGCGCGCTTCGACCGTGCCTGCCGTTCCGGAGAACTGAAGGCTTACGATGTCCACGAAGGCGCTGTAAAAGCGTTCGCGAGACTTGAAGGCGAGACGTTCATCACGGAATTGCTGGAAAAGCTTCGTGCGCTCCCGTAG
- a CDS encoding ParB/RepB/Spo0J family partition protein, which translates to MAKRRFDAAGTLDALLGPAGVTQLTNRDQLSMLSVHELSPTPYQPRTTFDETSLADLAESIRVNGVLQPLLVRRAGAQYEIVAGERRWRAAQMAGVEAVPVYVREFDDQQAAAASAVENLMREDLNPVEEVEAKRRIAALALGIPEEEVFSRLRVLLDRPEEDPQGVTQLDQAFQRLGGEKWQSFLKNKARILNLPGDVKQAIRQGLDYRKALVIGGLDGPEKRAHLLQLAEHGATVQVLRDALKPGLDAHEQRRRSVIRSLSQQRVLNRLSSKERTRVEKLLDELERILAGSHIEKAGAAVSGEDDAHPSGMKRAKT; encoded by the coding sequence ATGGCTAAGCGACGTTTCGATGCGGCGGGGACACTTGACGCCCTGCTCGGTCCCGCTGGTGTTACGCAGCTCACCAACCGCGATCAGCTCAGCATGTTGAGTGTCCATGAACTTTCGCCTACACCGTATCAGCCGCGCACAACGTTCGACGAAACGTCTCTGGCAGACCTGGCCGAGAGTATCCGCGTGAACGGTGTGCTGCAGCCGCTGCTGGTACGCCGTGCAGGTGCGCAGTACGAAATCGTGGCAGGTGAACGACGCTGGCGGGCAGCGCAGATGGCAGGGGTCGAGGCTGTGCCGGTGTACGTGCGAGAGTTCGATGATCAGCAGGCTGCTGCCGCATCGGCCGTGGAAAACCTGATGCGCGAGGATCTCAATCCGGTCGAGGAAGTCGAAGCCAAACGCCGGATCGCGGCCCTGGCCCTGGGTATTCCTGAGGAAGAAGTGTTTTCCCGACTTCGGGTTCTCCTCGACCGACCAGAAGAGGATCCGCAGGGCGTCACGCAACTCGATCAGGCGTTTCAGCGGCTAGGCGGAGAGAAATGGCAGTCCTTTCTGAAGAACAAGGCGCGGATCCTGAATCTCCCCGGTGATGTTAAACAGGCGATCAGACAGGGTCTCGATTACCGGAAAGCCCTGGTCATCGGCGGGCTCGACGGTCCTGAGAAACGCGCACACCTCCTTCAGCTCGCCGAGCACGGCGCGACTGTGCAGGTGCTGAGGGATGCGTTGAAGCCAGGCTTGGATGCTCATGAGCAGCGTCGGCGCTCCGTCATCCGCTCGCTCAGCCAACAACGCGTCCTCAACCGTTTGAGTTCCAAGGAACGTACCCGCGTAGAAAAACTGCTTGACGAGCTCGAGAGAATCCTTGCAGGAAGCCACATTGAAAAAGCTGGAGCAGCTGTAAGCGGGGAAGACGATGCTCACCCATCTGGAATGAAACGGGCAAAAACCTGA
- a CDS encoding ParA family protein — protein MQTLTFFNHAGGAGKSSLALNAGYGLTLMGYRVLLIDLDPQANLTSWLGIAAAEDDQTAFAVAVNSEARLPVPQRAYGMDIVPSNLHMALSEGQMMSQEGATLNLRFALKDVQDRYDIVLIDSPPSLGKLAVLAALAADQLIVPVPTRAKGLNGLPGVLSALQTYRRLRPELNVGLFVATLYDGRTSHDREVLEVLRAQLQPLSAPLNYRPAVWNDSAGAGEPVLSFAPNSAAAQEVQQLCDQLAEIAGLSAVTRHG, from the coding sequence ATGCAGACGCTGACATTTTTCAACCATGCGGGAGGTGCTGGAAAAAGCAGCCTAGCCCTGAATGCGGGCTATGGCCTCACGTTGATGGGGTACCGGGTCCTTCTGATCGACCTCGACCCTCAGGCAAACCTCACCAGCTGGCTGGGGATTGCCGCAGCCGAAGACGACCAGACAGCATTCGCAGTGGCCGTGAACAGTGAGGCACGTCTGCCTGTCCCGCAGCGGGCTTACGGGATGGACATTGTGCCGAGCAACCTTCACATGGCACTTTCCGAGGGACAGATGATGTCGCAGGAAGGGGCGACCCTCAACCTGAGATTCGCACTCAAAGACGTTCAGGATCGCTATGACATCGTGCTCATCGACAGTCCACCCAGTCTTGGCAAGCTGGCTGTCCTGGCCGCACTGGCCGCAGATCAGCTCATCGTCCCAGTACCGACGCGTGCCAAAGGCCTAAATGGTCTTCCAGGCGTGCTTTCCGCGCTTCAGACGTACCGTCGCCTGAGGCCTGAACTGAACGTCGGGTTGTTTGTCGCCACGCTGTACGATGGCCGCACCTCACATGACCGTGAAGTACTCGAGGTGCTCAGGGCCCAGCTCCAGCCTTTGTCTGCACCACTGAACTACCGCCCGGCCGTCTGGAACGACAGCGCGGGAGCTGGGGAACCGGTCCTGTCCTTCGCTCCCAACAGTGCGGCCGCTCAGGAAGTGCAGCAGCTTTGCGACCAGCTCGCGGAAATCGCCGGACTGTCCGCTGTGACGCGCCATGGCTAA
- a CDS encoding cupin domain-containing protein has product MNATLRSWNGIHAAQPAPGVTRRYVSGEQATVAQFELNEGAVIAWHAHANEQISVVLAGCLRFEFGSAEAPDVMEAHAGDSVVIPGHLPHQVTVIEDARAIDVFAPPRADWMGAVDV; this is encoded by the coding sequence ATGAACGCAACGCTCCGGTCCTGGAACGGTATCCACGCAGCCCAACCTGCGCCCGGGGTGACCCGGCGATACGTCTCCGGTGAGCAGGCGACGGTCGCGCAGTTCGAGCTGAACGAAGGCGCGGTGATCGCGTGGCACGCGCACGCGAACGAGCAGATCAGTGTGGTTCTGGCAGGTTGCCTCCGCTTCGAGTTCGGTTCGGCAGAGGCACCAGACGTGATGGAAGCTCACGCAGGTGACAGTGTGGTCATTCCAGGTCATCTGCCCCATCAGGTCACGGTCATAGAAGACGCGCGTGCCATTGATGTGTTCGCCCCACCGCGTGCCGACTGGATGGGCGCAGTCGACGTTTAA
- a CDS encoding cation-translocating P-type ATPase, whose amino-acid sequence MTHVHPPATSPHPSSAVLEVAFHVCHDASEYAGLEETLRGIPGVVSVHLDRTRGVAHLGYDPALITARDLSLKLEAAGYRCDCDDCAASNVQPGHPTTQEARLPHQGHSESVPATTSLQGHADQVMADMPADEHAGMNHDAHAGHGEAMANDMLRRFVVSLLLTLPIILFSPIGAGLGFHVPVPFGLSMAWFGLILSTPVVWWGGWPFLSAAWRALLQRQANMMTLIATGILVSYLYSVAATLFLGGDVFFEAAGMLTSFSLAGHWLEMRSRFATGRAVEALLKLAPESARVIRNGQELEVPLSQVQVGDELAVRPGDRVPVDGEVVSGSSYVDESMITGEPVPVAKETGARVTGGTVNQTGAFHFKATAVGSETALANIVQMVQNAQASKAPAQRLADTAGKYLVFVALGAGLLTFLLWLLVGGQGVIFALTAAVSTIVIACPDALALATPTAITVGVGRAAKIGVLFKNAAALEATASVSTVVFDKTGTLTQGKPTLTALVPSSGTLEDDLLRLAASVDQASQHPLAAAIVQGAKTRGLTLVQVENFDSVPGGGVQATVEGKKIVLGNQRLMEREQVDVTALIADVERLAREGQTAMYLAADGMALGVVAVSDPIRASAVQVISALRALTIQTVMLTGDNAHTAAAVARQLGIDTVIADVRPEDKAARIKELQAGRRSVAMVGDGVNDAPALAQADVGLAIGAGTDVAVETADVVLMNSDPLSVAHAITLARQVRGKIKQNLFWAAIYNLLAIPFAAGALYPVYGILLRPEWAALLMSASTVIVTVNALLLGRWHRSTHQSLAS is encoded by the coding sequence ATGACCCATGTCCACCCGCCCGCCACGTCACCGCACCCTTCATCAGCCGTCCTGGAAGTGGCCTTCCATGTCTGCCACGACGCGTCCGAATATGCCGGGCTCGAGGAGACGCTGCGCGGCATACCCGGCGTGGTGAGCGTCCATCTCGACCGCACGCGCGGAGTCGCACACCTGGGGTACGATCCGGCCCTGATCACCGCCAGGGACTTGAGTCTCAAACTCGAAGCGGCAGGATACCGCTGCGACTGCGACGACTGCGCGGCCTCCAACGTGCAACCGGGGCACCCGACCACCCAGGAGGCACGGCTCCCTCATCAGGGCCACAGCGAAAGTGTGCCTGCGACGACGTCACTGCAGGGGCACGCCGACCAGGTCATGGCCGACATGCCGGCCGACGAACACGCGGGCATGAACCATGACGCCCATGCAGGGCACGGCGAGGCGATGGCGAATGACATGCTGCGCCGCTTTGTGGTCTCCCTCCTGCTGACGCTGCCCATCATCCTGTTTTCGCCCATCGGCGCCGGGCTAGGCTTTCACGTTCCGGTGCCGTTCGGCCTGTCGATGGCTTGGTTCGGGCTGATACTGTCGACCCCGGTGGTGTGGTGGGGCGGCTGGCCCTTCCTGTCGGCAGCGTGGCGCGCCCTGCTGCAGCGGCAGGCCAACATGATGACGCTGATCGCCACCGGCATTCTGGTCTCCTACCTGTACTCGGTGGCCGCAACGCTCTTCCTGGGCGGCGACGTGTTCTTCGAGGCGGCGGGGATGCTGACCAGCTTCTCGCTTGCCGGACACTGGCTGGAGATGCGCTCGCGCTTCGCCACCGGGCGCGCGGTAGAAGCGCTGCTGAAACTCGCTCCAGAATCGGCCCGCGTCATTCGGAACGGGCAGGAACTGGAGGTGCCGCTGTCACAGGTACAGGTGGGAGATGAGCTGGCGGTGCGCCCTGGTGACCGAGTGCCTGTCGACGGCGAGGTGGTGTCGGGCAGCAGTTATGTCGATGAGAGCATGATCACCGGGGAACCCGTACCTGTCGCCAAAGAAACTGGCGCGAGGGTCACGGGCGGCACGGTCAATCAGACCGGGGCGTTTCACTTCAAAGCGACCGCCGTCGGCTCGGAGACGGCGCTGGCGAATATCGTGCAGATGGTGCAGAACGCGCAGGCCAGCAAGGCCCCGGCGCAGCGGCTGGCGGATACGGCGGGAAAATACCTGGTGTTCGTGGCGCTCGGGGCGGGCCTGCTGACCTTCCTGCTGTGGCTGCTGGTCGGCGGGCAGGGCGTGATCTTCGCGCTGACGGCCGCCGTGTCGACCATCGTGATCGCCTGCCCGGACGCGCTGGCGTTGGCGACCCCGACCGCCATCACGGTCGGGGTGGGCCGGGCTGCGAAGATCGGCGTACTGTTCAAGAACGCGGCAGCGCTTGAAGCGACCGCTAGCGTCAGCACCGTGGTCTTCGACAAGACGGGCACACTGACGCAGGGCAAGCCGACATTGACGGCGCTGGTGCCCAGTTCGGGCACCTTGGAAGACGACCTGCTCCGCCTGGCCGCGTCGGTGGATCAGGCCTCGCAGCACCCATTGGCGGCGGCCATCGTACAGGGTGCGAAGACGCGTGGGTTGACGCTCGTGCAGGTAGAGAACTTCGACTCAGTGCCCGGCGGAGGGGTGCAGGCGACGGTTGAAGGCAAGAAGATCGTGCTGGGCAATCAGCGTCTCATGGAGCGTGAACAGGTGGACGTCACTGCTCTGATTGCAGACGTCGAACGTCTGGCGCGCGAAGGACAGACCGCCATGTATCTCGCGGCAGACGGCATGGCCTTGGGCGTGGTCGCCGTGTCGGATCCTATCCGGGCGTCGGCGGTACAGGTGATCAGCGCCCTACGTGCCCTGACCATTCAGACGGTGATGCTGACCGGAGACAATGCCCACACGGCCGCGGCAGTCGCACGGCAACTTGGCATCGACACCGTGATCGCCGACGTGCGCCCGGAGGACAAGGCGGCCAGGATCAAGGAATTGCAGGCCGGCAGACGTTCGGTGGCGATGGTGGGAGACGGCGTGAATGACGCTCCGGCCCTGGCACAGGCGGATGTCGGGCTGGCCATCGGCGCAGGCACCGACGTGGCTGTCGAAACGGCCGACGTGGTACTGATGAACAGCGACCCGCTGAGTGTCGCCCACGCCATCACGTTGGCCCGCCAGGTACGCGGCAAGATCAAGCAGAACCTCTTCTGGGCCGCGATCTATAACCTGCTCGCTATTCCCTTCGCGGCGGGTGCGCTGTACCCGGTATATGGGATTCTGCTCCGGCCTGAGTGGGCGGCGCTGCTGATGAGCGCCTCGACCGTGATCGTCACCGTCAATGCGCTGCTGCTGGGTCGCTGGCACCGTTCTACACATCAGTCCCTGGCTTCCTAA
- a CDS encoding metal-sensitive transcriptional regulator, with the protein MPEDSRKRAARRLKIARGHLDSIVTMLENPDVYCVDVLRQIKAVQGALSGAGEVVLRGHLEAHVATAHERGDSIEIVEELMEALKYT; encoded by the coding sequence ATGCCGGAAGACTCGCGTAAGCGAGCGGCCCGGCGGCTGAAGATCGCGCGCGGTCACCTCGACAGCATCGTGACCATGCTCGAAAACCCGGACGTGTACTGCGTCGATGTGCTGCGGCAGATCAAGGCGGTGCAGGGGGCACTGTCGGGCGCGGGCGAGGTGGTGCTACGTGGCCACCTGGAAGCGCATGTGGCGACCGCCCACGAGCGCGGTGACAGCATCGAGATTGTCGAGGAACTGATGGAAGCTCTTAAATACACCTGA
- a CDS encoding heavy-metal-associated domain-containing protein, whose protein sequence is MSTELNISGMTCGHCQTAVTKALKSVPGVQDAQVDLKTGKAVVEGQADVSALLAAVSEEGYTAQIHAAP, encoded by the coding sequence ATGAGCACTGAACTGAACATCAGCGGCATGACCTGCGGGCACTGCCAGACCGCCGTCACCAAAGCTCTCAAGAGTGTGCCCGGCGTGCAGGACGCCCAGGTCGATCTGAAGACTGGAAAAGCAGTGGTCGAGGGACAGGCCGACGTGAGCGCCCTGTTGGCTGCCGTCAGCGAAGAGGGCTACACCGCCCAGATCCACGCTGCGCCGTGA
- a CDS encoding heavy metal translocating P-type ATPase — MTKTLELGVQGMTCASCVGRVERGLRKVEGVGDVTVNLATERATVTYDPASTSPQALLEKVKDVGYEPVTSTLDLGVTGMTCANCVNRVERTLKKVDGVLDASVNLATERATVQYLPSAVSPGQLKAAVRESGYDVLEAVAGQDRSDVERDAKEKEVQALKRSVLFSAVFAVPLLLIAMLPMLWMPAEMWLTDHLGSAMNWIMLALAVPVQFGPGRRFYRQGWAALRHRSPDMNTLVMIGTSAAFFYSLAVTLMPQIFPAGTAHVYYEASAVVITLILLGKYFEAVAKGRSSEAMKKLLGLQVKTARVVRSGTELELPTDEVLVGDVISVRPGEKVPVDGDVTSGSSYVDESMITGEPVPVSKQAGAAVVGGTINQTGAFQFRATKVGADTALAQIIKLVESAQGSKPPIQGLADKVVSVFVPIVLGIAALTFLAWMLFGGPQALSYALVNTVAVLIIACPCAMGLATPVSVMVGTGKAAELGTLFRNGAALEALQSVQVVALDKTGTLTEGRPTLTDFQWTPGFDRTEVLSLVASAEAQSEHPIARAVVEAAKHDGIPLSATQSFEAVPGFGLAATIQGRLVNVGADRYMQQLGLKVSVFEAQATQMGDEGKSPLYAAIDGQLAAILAVADPIKTGSLEAVKALHAQGLQVAMITGDNARTANAIARQLGIETVLAEVLPSGKSDAIKALQAQGQQVAFVGDGINDAPALALADVGLAIGTGTDVAVETADVILMSGDVRGVPNAIALSRTTLRNIRLNLFWAFAYNALLIPVAAGALFHALGWLLSPVLAAAAMGFSSVFVLSNALRLRGFQPPVMLGPASRPAHLLPAPEAKGRLA, encoded by the coding sequence ATGACGAAGACACTGGAACTCGGTGTGCAAGGCATGACCTGTGCCAGTTGCGTGGGGCGGGTCGAGCGCGGGCTGAGAAAAGTCGAGGGCGTGGGCGACGTGACGGTCAATCTGGCGACTGAGCGCGCCACCGTCACCTACGATCCGGCTAGCACTTCACCCCAAGCCCTGCTCGAAAAGGTCAAGGATGTGGGCTACGAACCCGTCACGTCTACCCTCGATCTGGGCGTGACGGGGATGACCTGTGCCAACTGCGTGAACCGCGTCGAGCGGACGCTGAAGAAGGTGGACGGCGTGCTCGATGCCAGCGTCAATCTCGCCACGGAGCGGGCCACCGTGCAGTACCTGCCGTCTGCCGTCAGCCCTGGACAGCTCAAGGCAGCTGTCAGGGAGAGCGGGTACGACGTGCTGGAAGCGGTCGCCGGGCAAGACCGCAGCGACGTCGAGCGCGACGCCAAAGAAAAAGAAGTGCAGGCGCTGAAACGCTCGGTGCTGTTCAGCGCGGTGTTTGCTGTGCCGCTGCTTTTGATCGCCATGCTGCCGATGTTGTGGATGCCCGCGGAGATGTGGCTCACCGACCACCTCGGCTCGGCCATGAACTGGATCATGCTGGCCCTTGCCGTCCCGGTGCAGTTCGGCCCAGGACGCCGCTTCTACCGGCAGGGCTGGGCGGCGCTGCGCCACCGCTCTCCCGACATGAACACCCTGGTGATGATCGGCACCAGTGCAGCGTTCTTCTACAGCCTCGCTGTGACCCTGATGCCGCAGATCTTCCCGGCAGGTACCGCACACGTGTACTACGAAGCGTCCGCTGTGGTCATCACCTTGATCCTGCTGGGCAAGTACTTCGAAGCGGTCGCGAAGGGCCGCAGCAGTGAGGCCATGAAGAAACTGCTGGGCCTTCAGGTCAAGACCGCCCGCGTGGTTCGCAGTGGCACAGAGCTGGAACTGCCCACCGATGAAGTGCTGGTCGGGGACGTCATTTCAGTCAGACCCGGCGAGAAAGTTCCAGTGGACGGCGACGTGACCAGCGGCAGCAGTTACGTGGATGAGAGCATGATCACTGGCGAACCGGTGCCCGTCAGTAAGCAAGCGGGCGCGGCGGTGGTCGGCGGCACCATCAACCAGACGGGGGCCTTCCAGTTCCGCGCGACCAAGGTGGGGGCCGATACCGCCCTGGCACAGATCATCAAGCTCGTCGAGAGCGCTCAGGGCAGCAAACCACCGATTCAGGGCCTGGCCGACAAGGTCGTCTCGGTCTTCGTGCCCATCGTGCTGGGTATCGCCGCGCTGACCTTCCTGGCGTGGATGCTGTTTGGTGGCCCGCAGGCACTCAGCTACGCGCTGGTGAACACCGTGGCAGTGCTGATCATTGCCTGCCCGTGTGCGATGGGCCTCGCCACCCCCGTCAGTGTGATGGTCGGGACGGGCAAGGCCGCCGAACTGGGGACGTTGTTCAGAAATGGCGCGGCGTTGGAGGCCCTCCAGAGCGTGCAGGTGGTGGCGCTCGACAAGACCGGCACGTTGACGGAGGGACGGCCCACCCTCACCGACTTCCAGTGGACGCCCGGTTTCGACAGAACCGAGGTGCTGTCGCTGGTCGCTTCGGCGGAGGCGCAGAGTGAGCATCCCATCGCCCGCGCTGTCGTGGAGGCAGCGAAACACGATGGGATCCCGCTGTCCGCAACGCAGTCTTTCGAGGCGGTGCCCGGCTTCGGGCTGGCCGCCACCATCCAGGGCCGCCTAGTCAATGTCGGCGCTGACCGCTACATGCAGCAGCTCGGCCTGAAGGTGAGTGTCTTTGAAGCGCAGGCAACCCAGATGGGTGATGAGGGCAAGAGTCCACTGTACGCCGCCATCGACGGTCAGCTCGCGGCCATCCTCGCGGTGGCCGACCCGATCAAGACAGGCAGCCTGGAAGCGGTGAAGGCGCTGCACGCGCAGGGCTTGCAAGTCGCCATGATCACCGGGGACAACGCCCGCACGGCCAACGCGATCGCCAGGCAACTCGGCATCGAGACCGTTCTGGCTGAAGTGCTGCCCAGTGGCAAGAGCGACGCCATCAAAGCGTTGCAGGCGCAGGGTCAGCAGGTGGCGTTTGTTGGAGACGGCATCAACGACGCGCCTGCCCTGGCGCTGGCAGACGTTGGGCTGGCCATCGGCACGGGGACAGACGTGGCCGTCGAAACCGCCGACGTGATCCTGATGAGCGGTGATGTGCGCGGCGTACCGAATGCCATCGCGCTGAGCCGTACCACCCTGCGGAACATCCGCCTCAACCTGTTCTGGGCCTTCGCGTACAACGCCCTGCTGATTCCGGTCGCGGCAGGCGCGCTGTTCCACGCGCTCGGCTGGCTGCTCAGCCCGGTGCTGGCCGCGGCAGCGATGGGCTTCTCCAGCGTGTTCGTCCTCAGCAACGCCCTGCGCCTGCGTGGCTTCCAGCCCCCTGTCATGCTCGGCCCGGCCAGCCGCCCAGCCCACCTGCTCCCTGCTCCAGAAGCGAAAGGGCGCCTCGCATGA
- a CDS encoding NAD(P)/FAD-dependent oxidoreductase → MGRFRRTTLLIDSGEGRWVHGQHNENYLGFPKGISARRRRALGVAQAERFGVITQPGWVEQIDLLPGHTGFTLNTTAGQVIGRTVIWAAGVRDRWPTFRGAQRLIGKQLFSCIVCDG, encoded by the coding sequence ATGGGCCGCTTCCGGCGCACCACCCTGCTGATCGACAGTGGAGAGGGACGCTGGGTGCACGGACAGCACAATGAGAATTACCTCGGCTTCCCGAAGGGCATCAGTGCTCGGCGGCGGCGTGCCCTCGGGGTGGCGCAGGCGGAGCGGTTCGGCGTGATCACGCAGCCGGGCTGGGTCGAGCAGATCGATCTGCTGCCGGGACACACTGGCTTCACGCTGAACACCACGGCTGGGCAGGTGATCGGGCGGACGGTCATCTGGGCAGCGGGTGTGCGTGACCGCTGGCCGACCTTCCGAGGAGCGCAGCGCCTCATCGGCAAGCAGCTGTTCTCGTGCATCGTCTGTGACGGCTAG
- a CDS encoding NAD(P)/FAD-dependent oxidoreductase, with the protein MLLGNIDAAAEDALQFLTYTSRVTLLVKPGKNELSPTARRKLQAGGIQVLTGEVRSVRLKGQEIDNILLTSGELLNANLIFSLYGSDPNTELLRHLPITLTSRGMINIDPKYQTNLARFYAAGDVTDHHSDQVASAVHGRAQVDQAANYALYPDRQRLPT; encoded by the coding sequence TTGCTGCTCGGCAACATCGACGCCGCAGCGGAGGACGCCCTGCAATTCCTGACGTACACTTCACGCGTGACTTTGCTGGTCAAGCCTGGGAAAAATGAACTGTCGCCCACGGCGCGCCGCAAGCTCCAGGCGGGCGGCATCCAGGTGCTGACGGGAGAAGTGCGGAGCGTGCGGCTGAAAGGTCAGGAGATTGACAACATCCTGCTGACCTCTGGCGAGCTGCTGAACGCGAACCTGATCTTTAGCCTGTACGGTTCCGATCCGAACACTGAGCTGCTTCGGCACCTGCCGATCACGTTGACGTCACGCGGCATGATCAACATCGACCCGAAATACCAGACAAACCTGGCACGTTTCTACGCGGCAGGAGACGTGACCGACCACCACAGCGACCAGGTCGCCTCAGCCGTGCATGGGCGCGCGCAGGTAGACCAGGCGGCGAACTATGCGCTGTATCCGGACAGACAGCGCCTGCCCACCTGA